The DNA segment GCACCCTGCTGGAACGGCTGGTCAACAGCACCCAGGAACTCACCGTGCTGACCGACCTCAGCCGCCTGGAAGACGTGTACGTCAACCTGGAACTCAAGTGGGAGCGCATCGACATCCGGGAACTGGTGCGGGAATTCTCCCACGAGGAACCCCGGGTGCAGTGCATCCTGCCCCTCACCCCGATTTTGCTGGATGTGGATGTGGTGCGCATCAAACAGGTGATCCGCAACCTGGTGGACAACGCCCTCAAGTACGCCCCGTCGCACACCAACGTGGACATCGGGGTGTACGCCATGGGCAAGGAGGTCACCATCAGTGTGCGGGATTACGGCCCGGGCATTCCCGAAGAAGAACAGAAAAAAGTGATGGAGCCTTTCTACCGCCTGAAACGCAATGGCGGCAAGAAAGGCTGGGGACTGGGTCTGGCAGTGGTGAAACGCTTTGTGGAAGCCCACGGAGGCCACCTGAAGATCCAGACCCCGGATGGGGGCGGAACCCAGGTGGATGTGGTTTTACCTAAACTGCAACGTGCCGGGCATCAGACCAAAGACCTTCCAGGTCATAATAATCACGAGCCTCTTTCGTCATGACGTGCACGATCACGGTGCCAAAGTTGATCAGGATCCAGCGGTCACTGGGGCCTTCAATGCCCACCGCCTGAATGCCGTGTTCCTTGGTGGCTTCACGGATGCTGTTTTGCACAGCGTTGATCTGCAGTCCAGCACTGGCAGTGCAGATGATGAAGTAATCCAGGGTGCTGCTGACATCCTGCAAATCCAGCACCACCACATCTTCGGCACGTTTGTCTTGGGCGGCATCCACAATCAGTTTGATCAGGGCATTGTCTTGCATGTTTCTCCTTGAAATTTATGGGGATTCGGGGAGGGCAGCCAGGGCTGCATACTTGTCGTTGGCATCCTGGCCCAGAAAGACCACCACTTCGCCGTATTCCACAGGCAGGCGCAGGGTCTGGATTCTGGGCAGGTTGAGGCGGGTGGACACCTGTTCGGCATCGCCCACCTGGTTGCGGGTGGCCACGGAGCTCTGTTCGGAGCTGGCCGTCTGTTCATCCACCCGTGAAATTTGATACCCCTGCTCTGAGAGGTAACGGGAGAGTTTCTGGCCCAGGTTCGTTCCGCTGCCATCCACAATGCGGACAGGCGATTCGGGCAGGGCATTCTGGGTTTCGGGCACTGCGGGGGCATTCATGGCTTCCAGGGTTTCGCGGTCCACCGCAAGGTTGCTGGACCCAGGAATTTCATTGGTGGGCAGGGTGGCCATCTGCAGACGGTAGCTCTTCAGGAAAGGCACCATCGCATCAATCAGGGCAGGGTCAGCATTGGTGATCACCCCAGTGTTGAACTGGGTGAGGATGCCAGGAAGAGCAGAAAGCCCCTGCGAACTGCGCAACTTGTCCAGCAGCTGGGCAATGGCAAGTTTCTGGCGGTCAATGCGGCCATAATCGTCCCCCCAGCCCGGAGCCTTGCGCATGCGCAGAAAAGCCACAGCGTCTTTGCCTTCAAGGTGGTGGGGGCCAGCGGTCAGGTGCAGGTGCAAATCTGCAGCCCGGTCATCGAAAGCCACGTCTGCAGGAGCGATCACGTCCAGGCCATTCAGCCGGTCAATCACATCGGCCACGAAGTCCAGACGGACAATGGCGTAGTAATCGATGCGCTGCCCGATCAGGGTTTCCACATCGCCCAGCAGCTGCTCAGGACCCCCAATTTTGAAGGAGGAATTGACCTTGCGGTAGGTTCCCTCCGCCTGGGTGTCACGGGGAATGTTGAGGATCTGCACATTGGTTCCCTTGAAGGTGGCCAGCATGATGGTGTCGGTGTGCATGCCATCAATCACCTTGTTGCGGTCCACGGCTTCTTCCGGGGTGCACTTGCGGGCCGGAGCCGTGGGGGTGGCCCAGGCGCAGTAAGAGGCCTCCAGACCGGCCAGCAGAACGGTGAAACTGGGCGCTTGCCCACTGGCCGTCACCAGACCTGCCCGCTTTCCGGTGATGCCCTGGGCGCTCATCAGGGCGAAACCCAGCAGGCCACTGGCCGCCAGCATCAGGCTGGTCAGTTGCACCGTGCGCCAGATGCGCCGCTGCTGGTTCCAGCGGGTCATGGCTGCTCCTTGTTGTGTGCCGTCGTCAAAAGCTGTTCACCTGCCACCTGAAGATCATGAAATGTTGAGACTGTTGAACACCTGCATGGTTCGAGGATGCACCTGAATGCCCCGACCCTGCAAATAACGCACCTTGCTGCCAATGGCCAGATCCAGCGCACCCTGCAAATCGTGGAAAGCCATCTCACGGATGTGGTGGTTCACGTTGCGCCCAGGCTCACTGACATCTGCAATGTACACCACCTTGCTGATGGGGCGGTCCGGACTGGGCCCGGTGGTGTGTTCCTCCACAGCCCACAACACCTCCTCGTTGGTGTACCCCCAGTACTCCAGCAGCGCCCTTCCTGCCCGACCATGCAAGGCCAGCGGATGGGCTGCGTCAATGGGGCACTCAGGCGGAGCCAGTTTGAGCAAATCCATGCTGCTGACATCGCGGGCAATGTCGTGCAACAAACCCGCTTCGTAAGCCAGGGCTTCATCGAAACCATTGGCACGGGCCATCTGGCAGGCGAGTTCAGCCACCCGCAACACATGCTCGAACCTGCGGGGTTTCACCATCAGTTGTACGCGTCTGGCCCAGACTTCAAGGTGTGGAGGGATCATCATGATGCGCTCAGCTGTTTCATTATAGGAGTTTGGGACTGAAAGCCTAGCGTGAATCATACATACCCCTGTAGGGGCGCAGCGTGCTGCGCCCTCAAGGCCAGTGCTTCTGCTGATCAGTTGTCGTCCTCAAAGTACTCAAACTTCATGATGCCAATTTCCACGGTGTCGCCCTGTTTGGCTCCAGCGCGCTTGAGGGCATTGAAGAGGCCTTCCCGTTTGAAGTAGGCCTGCAGGTACTCGGCTGCATCGTCGAGGTAACGGGAAAAGCGGGACAGGCGTTCTGCAAAGCCCCCTCCCAGCACCTCCCAGACGATTTCGATTTCCTGGTCGTACTGGTCGTCTCCGGGGATGATGTCCTCGTGGCGTTCGATCCTGAGCGGTTCGATGCGCACCACTTCGGGTTCTTCTTCCAGGGCGTGGGTTTCGCGCCACAGTTCGCGGGAGGGCAGCAGGTCAAAGAGGGTTTCTTTGAGGCGGTCCAGTCCGATTTCTTCCAGCGCACTGATTTTCAGGATGGGGAGGCCAAACTCCTGCAGTTCTTCCTCGATCATCTCCTGCTCGTCTTCTTCCAGCAGGTCAATCTTGTTCAACACGATGCAGGCAGCAGCGTCCAGCAAACTGGGATCGTAGCTGCGCAGTTCACTCTGCAGGCTGTCCAGGTTGCCCACCGGGTCCTGGTCTCCGGCCAGCACGTACACCAGCAGGCGCGTGCGGCTGATGTGGCGCAGGAATTCCAGGCCCAGTCCTTTCCCTTCAGAGGCCCCCTCAATGATGCCGGGGATGTCTGCCAGGGTGAAGCGCTGGTCTTCCTGGTCCTGGCGGGTCACCACGCCCAGAATGGGGCTGAGGGTGGTGAAAGGGTAATCTGCGATTTCTGGATTGGCGCGGGACAGCCTGGAGAGCAGGCTGGATTTCCCGGCGTTGGGGTAGCCCACCAGTCCCACATCGGCGATCAGGCGCAGTTCCAGGCGGATCTTGCGGTTTTCGCCTTTGGTGCCCAGCTCTGCAAAGCGGGGGGCCTGGCGGGTGGGGGTCACGAACACACTGTTGCCGCGTCCACCGGATCCACCTTTGGCCACCAGTTTGACCTGTCCGACCTCGGTGAGGTCTGCCAGCACCCGGCCCGTTTCCACATCGAAAGCCGTGGTGCCCACGGGAACTTCAATGACGAAGTCTTCGCCATCTTTGCCGTTCCTGAGGCGACCTTCGCCGTACCAGCCATTGCTGGCCTTGTATTTGCGTTTGCCGATCAAGGTGTCCAGGCTGCTGACGTTGTTCACAGCTTTCAGGAACACACTGCCGCCCTTGCCGCCGTGGCCGCCATCGGGGCCACCTTTGGGCATGTATTTGGCCCGGTGGAAGCTCATGGAGCCGTCGCCACCGTTGCCTGCAATCACTTCAATTTCGAGAACATCCCGAAAAGCCACACTTCACCTCTTGATTTCCTGCCATGACGCCCCACCGTCCGATGTGATCCACAGAGCGGTGTCCAGCAGGGCCATGCCGTTTTTGGGGTCTGCGAAGGAGATCTGTTTGAACCCTGCAGCATTTTCAAAGGGCACCACGATCTGGTGCCAGGTCTGTCCGGCGGTGGAGGTCATGTAAAGCTTGCCTCCCAGCCAGGTGAATCCGTTTTTGGCGTCTGTGAAGACCACCTGTGTCAGTTGGGGTTGAGATCTGGGGTTGAGTTTTTCTCCTCTGACCCAGCTCTTTCCGCCATCCTGCGACAGGAAGGTGACCAGATAACTGGGCTGTTCGGGGGTGCTGAACACACCTGCCATCAGCACCACATCCCCTTTAGCATACGGGATTTCCAGACGGGAGAAGCTTTTTCGCTCGGTGGCATTCAAAGGCAACAGGGAATTTGCCGCAGAAAAAGACTTGCCTCCGTTGTTGCTCCTGAAGAAATAGGGCTTCTCTGTGGGGGTGTATCCGCCCGTCACCAGCACGTTTTTGTCGGTCAGAAACACTGCATCTGTGAAACAGCAGATGTCTGGGAGGGTGCCGCCTTGCAGTTCTGGCATCTGGAAATAGCTGTTCTGGCTGCTGTTGACCTTTTGCCAGGTGATGCCACCATTGCTGGTCTTCAGCAGAATGAACGCCTGGTGGCTCATGCCTGCATCCATCCCAATCAGCCCGATGCCGTTTTGAGGATCCCGGAATTTCACCCAGGCCCCCTGCCCCACATCGGCCATCTTCATCTGGGTCCAGTTCTGTCCGGCATCCTGGGTGAAGGCCAGCAAAACCTTGCCATCCAGTTGCGCCGTCACCCAGGCCCGGTTCTCGTCCAGTGCGAAACCCTGCAGGGCCTGCACTTTCTCTGTGAACGCTGGTGTCACCTGATTCCAGCTGCGGGCCCGGTCCTGCGAGAGGTACACCCCGCCCCGCGTGAATCCCCAGATGGTGTTTTCAGAGACCATGCGGGCACCGTTGAAGTCCTGGGCCTGGGCCAGTGAAGCGGCCAGAATAAAGGTCACAAAAAGCCTCTGCTTGATTTGACTCTGCATGACTTGACTCTGCATGACTTGACTCTGCATGACTTGAGTGTCAGGGTTTTGCAGATGAGTCACATGACAAACATGAGGGCACAAAAATGAGGGCCAGGGTTGCCCTGGCCCTCACCCGAATTCGGGATCAATCTGCTGCGGCGACCTGGGCCTGCACGCTGATGAAGCGGCCTTTGGTGCCTTTGTCAGCAAAGGTCACCACGCCGTCCAGCAGAGCGAACAGGGTGTGGTCGCGGCCCATGCCCACGCCGCTTCCGGCCTGGAACTTGGTTCCGCGTTGACGGACCAGGATGTTGCCAGCCAGCACCACTTCGCCGCCAAACTTCTTGACGCCGAGGTATTTGGGGTTGCTGTCACGACCGTTTTTAGAGGAACCTACACCTTTTTTGTGTGCCATGGCCTGTTACCTCTTACCCGAGCGCCGTGATTTTCAGCGTGGTGAACTGCTGACGGTGACCGTTACGGCGACGGTATTGAATGCCGCTCTTGTACTTGCGGACATAGATTTTCTTGCTCAGACCGTGAGCGACCACTTCAGCCTTCACGAGCTTGCCTTGAACGCCTTCACCCACCAGGGTGTTTTCGCCTTGCAGGAGCAGCACAGGCAGTTCAACGGTGGCGCCGGCGTCTGCTTTCACGCGCTCAACGCGGATCACATCCCCTTCACTCACGCGGTACTGCTTGCCGCCGCTTTGGACAATTGCAAACATTTTTTGTGCCTCCCAGAACACCCCTTTTCAAAAAGGGGACTCAAGCCCCCATGCTAGCACAAGTCTCCCCTCAAACTCAAGACCCCCAAAACTGCGCACAGGCCCGACAAAAGCATGTGTTAGACTGGTTCCAGCATGCTCCTGAGAACCCCTCTTCCACAGCGATTGGCTCTGATGGGGCTTTTCTGGATTGGGTGGTTTGTTCTGGTACTCATTGACCCCCAGATCCCCTGGCGACACCTTCCCATCCTGCTCAGCGATGCCCTGGGAGCAGCGGCCCTCAACACGTTCTATCAGCAGGCCCCACGGGCCCTCAAAACGCCTTTTCTGGGCCTGAGCTGGGGTGTTCTGCTGGTCACCATCGGCGACCTGATGCTGCTGCCTGGCAAACAGTACCTGCACCTGACCGGAGCGCTGGATCCCAGCAGCGATTATGTGTTCCTGCTGGCCACCATCAGCATCATGATGGGCAGTTTCAGCCTGCCTTACATCATGGAGCAGCAGGGGCTGTACCCCAACGGGCGTTTTGCCCTCCTGATCGGCATTGCAGCCATCTGCAGTTCCATCACGGTGTACATTTACACCACCTACTTCAACAGCATGCCCCTGCTGAGCATCCTGATTCACGCCATCATCATGCTGGTTTTTGTGCTGTACCTGCTGCAAAGTTTCCTGATTGGCGGAGGACGCATCGGCAAACAGGTGCAGGTGATCAGCATTGCCCTGGCCCTGGTCAATGTCGGACGCATCATCGCCATTGTGTGGACCTGGTCCCCCATCACCCACACCATCTACGAGGTGATCTGGCTGACCGGCATGAGCATCCTGATCTATTTCTCACCCAGGAAGTCGGGATGAAATTCACCCCCGAGGTGCAAAATCGGGTGCTGTCCCAGCTTCCCAGGCACCAGCCCCTGGGTGTGGAGATGACCGCAGAGCAGCTTTTTCAGGAGTTGCTCCCCCTCATTGAAGACCACAAAATGACCGCTGTGCTGGGCACCCACAATCAGGAGGCTTTTTTCCTGTTCCTGCAAGGAGAGCTGCTGGTGGCCCTCTGGAACCAGAAAGACGCGGTCAGTGCCCTGGAAATGCTGTACCAGGCTCCAGACCTGGGTTTTGTGGGTTACCAGATTCCGCCAGAAAGCGCACGGGCCATTCTGGCCCTCACCCATGGCAGCGCCCGTTCCAGACCCGAGCAGAACTGGACAAAGTTGCACCTGAGCCTGTACCAGGAGGTCTTCACCGGCTGTGTGCTGCAAGAAGCCCATCCTTTGCATGTCTGCCTGTGGGTGGATGGGGACGCCCTGCTGCCTCCTGAACACCCTGATGAGGGCACCTATCATGTGCTGGAGGTCCCCCATCCGCTGCCCCCCAACATCATGACGGCCTTCAGAACCTACCAGCAACAGCGCCGCAATGCAGAACTGCACAGCCTGTGGTTTCGCCTGGAGGTGATCCTGCGGGAATTCGTGGGACGGGGTGCCCCTTCTGCCCTGCAACACCTCAAGCAGATGCACCGCAACGAAAGCCCGGATGCCTTGCGGATCAGCCTCAGGCAATGGATTCAGGACACCCTGGATCAGGATGCCTTGACCATGTTTGATGCGTGAGGGCCTACGGCCTGCCGAGGGCAGAAGACCAAATCAATATTCTGAATCAAAAGAAAAAGGGCGCAGCGTGCTGCGCCCCTACAAAGTTGGATTGTACAAGAAGACCTTTAGGGCCTGATCATGCCTTCAGCTCTCAGCCCTCGGCCCCCGGCTCTCGGCAGGCCGCTGGCCCTTAAACGTTGTAAGTGCTGCTCGCCGTGGTGCCACCACGACCCGTCCAGTTGGTGTGGAAGAATTCGCCACGGGGTCTGTCCAGACGCTCGTAGGTGTGGGCACCGAAGTAGTCGCGCTGGGCCTGGATGATGTTGGCAGACACGATTTCGGAGCGGTAACCATCGAAGTAGGAGATGGCGCTGCTGAACGCGGGAACCCACACCCCAGACAGGATGGCCTGGGCCACCACTTCACGCCAGGGCTGCTGGTAGTTCTGGATGATGTTGGCGAAGTACTCATCCAGGAGCAGGTTGGCCAGTTCGGGGTTCTTGTCGAAGGCTTCTTTGATGTTCTCCAGGAACTGGGCACGGATGATGCAGCCGCCACGCCACATCAGGGCGATTGAGCCGTAGTTCAGGGTCCAGCCCTGCTCTTTGGCGGTGAGGCGCATCAGCTGGTAACCCTGGGCGTAGGAGCAGATCTTGCTGGCGAACAGAGCCTTGCGCACCTTCTCGATGAATTCTGCTTTGTCGCCCTGAAAGGCGTCCTGGGGACCGGTGAAAAGTTTGCTGGCCTGCACGCGCTCGTTCTTGAGGGCGGAGATGCAGCGGGCAAACACAGCTTCAGCGATGGTGCTGCTGGGGCTGCCCACGTCCAGGGCGTACACGGAGGTCCATTTTCCGGTGCCTTTCTGGCCTGCACTGTCCAGGATCACATCCACGAGGTCCTTGCCGGTTTCCTCGTCTTTTTTGGTGAGGATGTCTGCGGTGATCTCGATCAGGAAGCTGTCGAGTTCCCCGGTGTTCCACTCGGAGAAAATCTGGGCAATTTCAGCGTTGGAAAGTCCAGCCACGCCGCGCAGGATGCTGTAGGCTTCTGCGATCATCTGCATGTCGCCGTACTCGATGCCGTTGTGCACCATCTTCACAAAGTGGCCTGCGCCGTTTTCGCCGACCCAGT comes from the Deinococcus roseus genome and includes:
- the rsfS gene encoding ribosome silencing factor; amino-acid sequence: MQDNALIKLIVDAAQDKRAEDVVVLDLQDVSSTLDYFIICTASAGLQINAVQNSIREATKEHGIQAVGIEGPSDRWILINFGTVIVHVMTKEARDYYDLEGLWSDARHVAV
- the rplU gene encoding 50S ribosomal protein L21; translated protein: MFAIVQSGGKQYRVSEGDVIRVERVKADAGATVELPVLLLQGENTLVGEGVQGKLVKAEVVAHGLSKKIYVRKYKSGIQYRRRNGHRQQFTTLKITALG
- a CDS encoding sialidase family protein; translated protein: MQSQIKQRLFVTFILAASLAQAQDFNGARMVSENTIWGFTRGGVYLSQDRARSWNQVTPAFTEKVQALQGFALDENRAWVTAQLDGKVLLAFTQDAGQNWTQMKMADVGQGAWVKFRDPQNGIGLIGMDAGMSHQAFILLKTSNGGITWQKVNSSQNSYFQMPELQGGTLPDICCFTDAVFLTDKNVLVTGGYTPTEKPYFFRSNNGGKSFSAANSLLPLNATERKSFSRLEIPYAKGDVVLMAGVFSTPEQPSYLVTFLSQDGGKSWVRGEKLNPRSQPQLTQVVFTDAKNGFTWLGGKLYMTSTAGQTWHQIVVPFENAAGFKQISFADPKNGMALLDTALWITSDGGASWQEIKR
- the gnd gene encoding decarboxylating NADP(+)-dependent phosphogluconate dehydrogenase; translated protein: MGQSDIAVMGLAVMGENLILNMASKGFTVTAYNRSTDKVKAFIEGRAKGESIVGVYSLQELADSLKRPRKVMLMIKAGSAVDASIESLLPYLEEGDIIIDGGNSHPADSDRRTAYLKEKGILFIGTGVSGGEEGALKGPSIMPGGNSAAWEHVKPIFQGISAKVSDGSPCCDWVGENGAGHFVKMVHNGIEYGDMQMIAEAYSILRGVAGLSNAEIAQIFSEWNTGELDSFLIEITADILTKKDEETGKDLVDVILDSAGQKGTGKWTSVYALDVGSPSSTIAEAVFARCISALKNERVQASKLFTGPQDAFQGDKAEFIEKVRKALFASKICSYAQGYQLMRLTAKEQGWTLNYGSIALMWRGGCIIRAQFLENIKEAFDKNPELANLLLDEYFANIIQNYQQPWREVVAQAILSGVWVPAFSSAISYFDGYRSEIVSANIIQAQRDYFGAHTYERLDRPRGEFFHTNWTGRGGTTASSTYNV
- the obgE gene encoding GTPase ObgE; protein product: MAFRDVLEIEVIAGNGGDGSMSFHRAKYMPKGGPDGGHGGKGGSVFLKAVNNVSSLDTLIGKRKYKASNGWYGEGRLRNGKDGEDFVIEVPVGTTAFDVETGRVLADLTEVGQVKLVAKGGSGGRGNSVFVTPTRQAPRFAELGTKGENRKIRLELRLIADVGLVGYPNAGKSSLLSRLSRANPEIADYPFTTLSPILGVVTRQDQEDQRFTLADIPGIIEGASEGKGLGLEFLRHISRTRLLVYVLAGDQDPVGNLDSLQSELRSYDPSLLDAAACIVLNKIDLLEEDEQEMIEEELQEFGLPILKISALEEIGLDRLKETLFDLLPSRELWRETHALEEEPEVVRIEPLRIERHEDIIPGDDQYDQEIEIVWEVLGGGFAERLSRFSRYLDDAAEYLQAYFKREGLFNALKRAGAKQGDTVEIGIMKFEYFEDDN
- the yqeK gene encoding bis(5'-nucleosyl)-tetraphosphatase (symmetrical) YqeK; translation: MMIPPHLEVWARRVQLMVKPRRFEHVLRVAELACQMARANGFDEALAYEAGLLHDIARDVSSMDLLKLAPPECPIDAAHPLALHGRAGRALLEYWGYTNEEVLWAVEEHTTGPSPDRPISKVVYIADVSEPGRNVNHHIREMAFHDLQGALDLAIGSKVRYLQGRGIQVHPRTMQVFNSLNIS
- a CDS encoding LCP family protein, encoding MTRWNQQRRIWRTVQLTSLMLAASGLLGFALMSAQGITGKRAGLVTASGQAPSFTVLLAGLEASYCAWATPTAPARKCTPEEAVDRNKVIDGMHTDTIMLATFKGTNVQILNIPRDTQAEGTYRKVNSSFKIGGPEQLLGDVETLIGQRIDYYAIVRLDFVADVIDRLNGLDVIAPADVAFDDRAADLHLHLTAGPHHLEGKDAVAFLRMRKAPGWGDDYGRIDRQKLAIAQLLDKLRSSQGLSALPGILTQFNTGVITNADPALIDAMVPFLKSYRLQMATLPTNEIPGSSNLAVDRETLEAMNAPAVPETQNALPESPVRIVDGSGTNLGQKLSRYLSEQGYQISRVDEQTASSEQSSVATRNQVGDAEQVSTRLNLPRIQTLRLPVEYGEVVVFLGQDANDKYAALAALPESP
- the rpmA gene encoding 50S ribosomal protein L27, with the translated sequence MAHKKGVGSSKNGRDSNPKYLGVKKFGGEVVLAGNILVRQRGTKFQAGSGVGMGRDHTLFALLDGVVTFADKGTKGRFISVQAQVAAAD